A single window of Pyrus communis chromosome 10, drPyrComm1.1, whole genome shotgun sequence DNA harbors:
- the LOC137748954 gene encoding transcription termination factor MTERF6, chloroplastic/mitochondrial-like — MVLLSKLKVVTLRFCYSPSSCIVTSTFKRFVVGDVKTSRFPLQNLLLCRHFTSEISETHHDLTVNYLINSCGLSPEGAISASKWVNLRSPKRADFVLSLLRNHGFSETQISSIVRNHSPVLNSNPEKTLLPKLEFFASLGVSKGDLAKTLAYRPKLLSTSLEKRIAPTYDFLRSLLPQKNVVTVLKRGSWIFAEGHSKKVAPNIEVLKKSGIPQSCISLLLTCQPNTLKLKPKDFSELVDELNEMGFDLQKSTSVLAMNALCGSNRSVWNRIRKIYKRWGWSEDDVLAAFRSQPHCMIVSEKKLIRALEFLVNEMGWSSKMIAKSPLVLCLSLEKRLVPRCSVVKVLLLKGLIKGIENVSLYSLLVPAEKYFLERFVARNINEVPQLLSVYQGRVEVQDV; from the coding sequence ATGGTATTGCTTTCCAAATTGAAAGTCGTTACCCTCAGATTTTGTTATTCTCCATCTTCCTGCATAGTTACTTCCACATTTAAACGATTTGTCGTTGGAGATGTAAAAACCTCACGTTTTCCTCTTCAAAATCTGCTACTCTGCAGACACTTCACCTCAGAAATCTCAGAAACCCACCACGATTTGACAGTCAATTACCTCATAAACTCATGTGGGCTGTCCCCGGAAGGTGCGATCTCAGCGTCTAAGTGGGTCAACTTGCGATCCCCCAAAAGAGCAGACTTCGTTTTGTCCCTTCTCAGAAACCATGGATTCTCTGAGACCCAGATCTCCAGCATCGTCAGGAATCACTCTCCAGTTCTTAACTCCAATCCGGAGAAAACCCTTTTGCCAAAGCTTGAGTTTTTCGCTTCTCTAGGAGTTTCAAAGGGGGACCTGGCAAAAACTCTGGCATATAGACCGAAGCTTTTGTCTACGAGCTTGGAGAAACGGATTGCACCCACTTATGATTTCCTTAGGAGTCTGCTTCCTCAGAAAAATGTCGTTACCGTTTTAAAGCGCGGCTCCTGGATTTTCGCTGAAGGCCACTCCAAGAAGGTGGCGCCGAATATTGAGGTTTTGAAAAAATCAGGTATACCCCAATCCTGCATTTCTCTGTTGCTTACTTGTCAACCCAACACTTTAAAGCTAAAGCCTAAAGATTTTAGTGAACTTGTGGATGAGCTTAATGAAATGGGTTTTGATCTGCAAAAATCAACTTCGGTGTTAGCAATGAACGCATTGTGTGGTAGCAATAGGTCTGTATGGAATCGAATTCGCAAAATTTATAAGAGGTGGGGGTGGTCTGAGGATGATGTTCTCGCTGCCTTCAGGAGTCAGCCTCATTGTATGATTGTCTCGGAGAAGAAATTAATACGAGCACTGGAATTTTTAGTGAACGAGATGGGGTGGTCTTCAAAAATGATTGCAAAAAGCCCGCTGGTCCTCTGTTTAAGTTTGGAGAAGAGATTGGTTCCAAGGTGTTCAGTTGTTAAAGTTTTATTGTTGAAAGGATTGATAAAGGGGATTGAAAATGTGAGTTTGTATTCTTTGTTGGTGCCTGCGGAGAAGTATTTCTTGGAGAGGTTTGTGGCCAGAAATATAAATGAAGTACCTCAGTTATTGAGTGTGTATCAAGGAAGAGTTGAAGTCCAGGATGTATGA